A region of Periplaneta americana isolate PAMFEO1 chromosome 16, P.americana_PAMFEO1_priV1, whole genome shotgun sequence DNA encodes the following proteins:
- the LOC138691910 gene encoding uncharacterized protein isoform X3 encodes MFMMTAIKTEPEDDVLAVGSLFHDSDMEEANPSIDNALACGTTAPSMDPSCDLKSEIKMEETEEPVTFPVVKCESEDYKKTGGACRIEGYNYEVKMAGLLFLSLINERKGFHIASNMDAAGKFDDLVLDIDGKAVFVQLKHKLGPQVSEKKRLYTVRKIFAMKDHYSSYCDLKNAWGQKTDLQRWGAFSDVQFVVYTNAVVAVGEAVDTDVQNVLMTGGKCLRFSENDFPELRNEPDFNQFLHQFRLYTEQASEKKLDSLIRTELHKALGTDSQFQTFLTNITSWMEGPGSYLTENVQFWKDIVKCSVDDFNKAKIDQLAKFKLQFDERELNLFRQRLLESRGLLRVQNSNALTCLKVHQSVDKKILVDANVLEDRMSEVLVLWGRWPGCDVLVIDGWVEIIENLVHNLGSEKTLVVIDDCENERILKSLSHKDEFRFGQLNEESKRRVLDCIINFQGESITLNTLVDDTVFNEVANAEIVTQLVSGIVESIGDKLTQQNEHYIPRKFFNREHVSERIFSDDRDCLVVSGVSLQALRKIVLPTKVVEIFDETTHSEDGECRCFVIGGQEDFEKAKTVFQRVHWLHKEETGFIWKQSKGSVSYVKAYLNDMTSIRSLQEVMLISDKVKLLVAHPGMGKSTEVVNLAQEFKRREPACWVVTIFLIEHTDYLSSCGDSAVEFLLRVGKFMSDFPMSLFKHELDHGGNIVILIDGFDEISPDYAGKVLHMLRQLINYKFKQLWITSRSLMKDRLEENFSCLSFELQPFTKEDQRYFLAKLWNDISDGSYNLDIFIFNLLEVTGNMLNDKLGQFTEIPLQTLILAEVFRSEASDFCKSGKMKVDRKLDLLELYNKFVNRKWNIFVCEKGLADERNPAMRDFLQSHWKKFEKDHMACALHSLLKTEDLNRLHSSKNIMKRVEGFQDRFRNGHEKSGIVVQMVNSTAVFIHRTFLEFFAAKWFTRNFEDERAYIKEILFREEFVIVRQFFDRILAEGFKLHTAILNKDKHSVEELLLSPECDMYEKDKGGRTPLHLAVISHSESDNKAVCEIMALLLQNHCDCRTEDEVFHWRPLTLADKIQAWSAVDMLLGSNAESSDMMFTMELIKGEECEEFLCRVLESVALHGYINIAKLMLKCGLCVIHPLITYVGGDFGTWRTISTMLHVAASAGQVKLVEFLLEVEETEGIIKKCALQWAVHGNLPVSEGTSAFTTTKERLEIQYFNGLTPLSSAALEGRLETVRLLVKKGAEVNTNDAFVLTPLYHAISGSHVNVVQFLIESGADVNAYDGEDLSPILLAARQNNLDIVRLLIDKGVDVNVYNTSGESPIFAAAYRGNVDVVKLLMDKGADVNVCNKSGESLIFDAARGGNVDVVRLLMDKGADVNVCNKSGESPIFAAAREGNVDVVRLLMDKGADVNVCNKSGESPIFAAARGGNVDVVRLLMDKGADVNVCNKSGESPIFAAARGGNVDVVRLLMDKGADVNVCNKSGESPIFVAAKGGNVDVVRLLVDKGAVVNVCNKSGESPIFAAAVEDNVDVVRLLMDKGADVNLCKKSGGIAIFAAARGGDVDVVRLLIDKGVDVNVCNKSGESPIFAAAGDGNVDVVRLLVDKGADVNVCKNSGESPIFAAVRGGNVDVGRLLMDEGADVNVCNMFGESPIFAAVRGGNVDVVRLLMDRGADVNVCNKSGESPIFPAARGGNVDVVRLLMDKGADVNVCNKSGESPIFAAVRGGNVDVVRHLMDKGADVNVCNKSGESPIFPAARGGNVDVVRLLMDNGADVNVCNKSGESPIFAAVRGGYVDVVRLLVDKGADVNVCNKSGESPIFPAARGGNVDVVRLLMDKGVDINVCNKSGESPIFAAAEAGNVGVVRLLMDKGADVCVCNKSGESPIFAAARGGNVDVVRLLMDKGADINVCNESAESAISASVKGRNETPDG; translated from the coding sequence GATTACAAGAAGACAGGTGGAGCATGCAGGATTGAAGGGTATAACTATGAAGTCAAAATGGCTGGACTTCTCTTCCTTAGTCTGATCAACGAGAGAAAAGGCTTCCATATTGCTTCCAACATGGATGCAGCTGGAAAGTTCGATGATTTAGTGCTAGACATTGATGGTAAAGCAGTTTTTGTACAGTTGAAACATAAGCTAGGGCCACAAGTCTCAGAAAAAAAGAGATTATACACAGTACGCAAAATCTTCGCAATGAAGGACCACTACAGTTCTTACTGCGATCTCAAGAATGCTTGGGGACAGAAAACTGACCTACAACGGTGGGGTGCATTCAGCGATGTGCAGTTTGTTGTTTACACAAATGCTGTTGTGGCTGTAGGTGAAGCTGTTGATACTGACGTCCAGAATGTTCTCATGACAGGAGGAAAATGCTTACGATTCTCTGAAAATGACTTTCCCGAGTTAAGGAACGAGCCTGACTTCAACCAGTTCCTCCATCAGTTCAGGTTATATACAGAACAAGCAAGTGAGAAGAAACTTGATTCCTTAATCAGAACTGAACTTCATAAGGCATTGGGGACGGATTCTCAGTTCCAGACGTTTCTGACTAATATAACGAGCTGGATGGAAGGCCCTGGTTCATACCTCAcagaaaatgttcagttttggaAGGATATAGTGAAGTGCAGTGTTGATGACTTCAATAAAGCAAAAATAGATCAGCTCGCAAAATTTAAACTGCAATTTGATGAAAGAGAGTTGAACTTATTTAGACAGCGGTTACTGGAAAGCAGAGGACTTCTGAGAGTTCAGAATTCTAACGCTCTCACTTGTCTCAAAGTCCACCAAAGCGTTGACAAGAAGATTCTGGTAGATGCCAACGTGTTGGAGGATAGAATGAGTGAAGTGTTGGTCTTGTGGGGTCGCTGGCCTGGATGTGATGTGCTTGTAATTGATGGCTGGGTTGAAATAATAGAAAATTTAGTCCACAATTTAGGTTCAGAAAAGACCCTTGTTGTGATTGATGACTGTGAGAATGAGAGGATATTAAAATCTCTCAGCCACAAAGACGAGTTTCGTTTTGGGCAACTGAATGAGGAATCAAAGAGACGAGTATTAGATTGCATAATTAATTTCCAAGGTGAGTCCATCACACTTAACACATTAGTTGACGACACTGTATTCAACGAAGTAGCGAACGCTGAAATAGTAACTCAGTTGGTCTCTGGAATTGTGGAAAGCATTGGAGATAAACTCACTCAACAAAATGAACACTACATACCTCGTAAATTTTTTAATAGAGAACATGTGAGTGAGAGAATTTTTTCTGATGACCGGGACTGCTTAGTTGTAAGTGGAGTTTCACTGCAGGCTCTGAGGAAAATTGTCCTGCCTACGAAAGTAGTAGAGATATTTGATGAAACGACACATTCTGAAGATGGAGAGTGTCGCTGTTTTGTAATTGGAGGACAAGAGGATTTCGAGAAAGCCAAAACTGTATTTCAACGAGTCCATTGGCTTCATAAAGAGGAaactggattcatttggaaaCAGTCCAAAGGCAGTGTGTCCTATGTTAAGGCTTATTTAAATGATATGACGTCAATCAGAAGCTTGCAGGAAGTGATGCTGATCTCTGACAAAGTCAAGTTGCTTGTGGCTCACCCTGGAATGGGAAAATCAACAGAAGTTGTGAATTTAGCTCAGGAATTCAAGCGACGTGAACCTGCATGTTGGGTGGTCACTATATTTCTGATTGAGCACACTGATTACCTGAGTAGTTGTGGAGATTCTGCAGTTGAATTTCTGTTACGAGTAGGAAAGTTCATGAGTGACTTCCCTATGTCATTGTTCAAACACGAGTTAGATCATGGTGGCAATATTGTGATCCTGATAGATGGGTTTGATGAAATCAGCCCAGATTATGCAGGGAAGGTGTTGCACATGTTAAGGCAACTTATCAACTACAAATTTAAACAACTTTGGATCACTTCTCGTTCTTTAATGAAGGACAGGCTGGAGGAAAATTTCTCTTGTCTTTCATTTGAACTTCAGCCTTTCACAAAAGAGGATCAACGTTATTTCCTTGCTAAACTTTGGAATGATATAAGTGATGGTTCATATAACTtagacatatttattttcaatttgttggaAGTGACAGGGAATATGTTGAATGACAAACTTGGCCAATTCACAGAAATTCCTCTGCAGACTCTGATATTAGCTGAAGTATTTCGCAGTGAAGCTTCTGATTTTTGTAAGTCAGGTAAGATGAAGGTTGACCGCAAACTGGATTTGTTGGAACTGTATAACAAATTCGTGAATAGAAAGTGGaatatttttgtttgtgaaaAGGGCCTAGCAGATGAAAGAAATCCGGCGATGCGTGATTTTCTGCAGTCGCactggaaaaagtttgagaaagatCACATGGCATGTGCCTTACATTCCTTGTTAAAAACTGAAGACCTTAACCGTCTACACTCCTCcaagaatattatgaaacgagTTGAAGGTTTCCAGGACCGATTTAGAAACGGACATGAGAAGAGTGGAATAGTTGTTCAAATGGTAAATTCCACAGCAGTGTTCATTCACAGGACATTTCTGGAGTTCTTTGCCGCGAAGTGGTTCACAAGGAATTTCGAAGATGAAAGAGCATATATAAAAGAGATATTATTTAGAGAAGAGTTCGTAATCGTGAGGCAGTTTTTTGATAGGATCCTGGCAGAAGGATTTAAATTGCATACTGCCATCCTGAATAAAGACAAACATTCTGTTGAGGAATTACTTTTATCCCCCGAATGTGATATGTATGAAAAGGATAAGGGTGGGAGGACTCCCTTGCACTTGGCAGTTATCAGTCATAGTGAAAGTGATAATAAAGCTGTGTGTGAAATCATGGCGCTATTATTGCAAAATCATTGTGATTGTAGAACTGAAGATGAAGTGTTTCACTGGAGACCACTGACACTTGCTGACAAGATACAGGCGTGGTCAGCTGTTGACATGCTGCTCGGCAGTAATGCTGAAAGTAGTGACATGATGTTCACTATGGAGTTGATCAAGGGTGAAGAGTGTGAAGAGTTTTTGTGTAGAGTGTTGGAAAGTGTTGCGTTACATGGATATATTAATATTGCAAAGTTGATGTTGAAATGTGGGTTATGTGTGATTCATCCCCTTATAACGTACGTTGGTGGGGATTTCGGTACTTGGAGAACTATTTCCACAATGTTACACGTAGCTGCTTCTGCGGGACAAGTAAAGCTAGTGGAATTTTTGCTCGAGGTTGAAGAAACAGAAGGAATTATAAAGAAATGTGCTCTTCAGTGGGCTGTCCACGGCAATCTTCCTGTATCTGAGGGGACTTCAGCATTTACTACTACCAAAGAGCGGCtagaaatacaatattttaatggCCTGACACCTTTGTCAAGTGCTGCTCTAGAAGGTCGTCTAGAAACGGTGAGGTTGCTAGTTAAGAAAGGTGCAGAGGTTAATACAAACGATGCTTTCGTACTGACTCCTTTGTATCATGCAATTTCTGGTTCCCATGTGAACGTTGTGCAGTTTCTAATAGAAAGTggcgctgatgttaatgcatATGACGGGGAAGACCTAAGCCCAATATTACTAGCTGCACGACAAAACAATCTGGATATTGTGAGACTACTAATTGATAAAGGCGTTGATGTTAATGTGTATAATACGTCTGGTGAAAGTCCCATATTCGCTGCTGCATATCGAGGGAATGTTGATGTTGTGAAACTCCTAAtggataaaggcgctgatgttaatgtGTGTAACAAGTCTGGTGAAAGTCTCATATTCGATGCTGCAAGAGGAGGTAATGTTGatgttgtgagactcctaatggataaaggcgctgatgttaatgtGTGTAATAAGTCTGGTGAAAGTCCCATATTCGCTGCTGCAAGAGAAGGTAATGTTGatgttgtgagactcctaatggataaaggcgctgatgttaatgtGTGTAATAAGTCTGGTGAAAGTCCCATATTCGCTGCTGCAAGAGGAGGTAATGTTGatgttgtgagactcctaatggataaaggcgctgatgttaatgtGTGTAATAAGTCTGGTGAAAGTCCCATATTCGCTGCTGCAAGAGGAGGTAATGTTGatgttgtgagactcctaatggataaaggcgctgatgttaatgtGTGTAATAAGTCTGGTGAAAGTCCCATATTCGTTGCTGCAAAAGGAGGTAATGTTGATGTTGTGAGACTCCTAGTGGATAAAGGCGCTGTTGTTAATGTGTGTAATAAGTCTGGTGAAAGTCCCATATTCGCTGCTGCAGTAGAAGACAATGTTGatgttgtgagactcctaatggataaaggcgctgatgttaatcTGTGTAAGAAGTCTGGTGGAATTGCCATATTCGCGGCTGCAAGAGGAGGTGATGTTGatgttgtgagactcctaatAGATAAAGGCGTTGATGTTAATGTGTGTAATAAGTCTGGTGAAAGTCCCATATTCGCTGCTGCAGGAGATGGTAATGTTGATGTTGTGAGACTCCTAGtggataaaggcgctgatgttaatgtGTGTAAGAACTCTGGTGAAAGTCCCATATTCGCTGCTGTGAGAGGAGGTAATGTTGATGTTGGGAGACTCCTAATGGATgaaggcgctgatgttaatgtGTGTAACATGTTTGGTGAAAGTCCCATATTCGCTGCTGTGAGAGGAGGTAATGTAGatgttgtgagactcctaatGGATAGAGGCGCTGATGTTAATGTGTGTAATAAGTCTGGTGAAAGTCCCATATTCCCTGCTGCAAGAGGAGGTAATGTTGatgttgtgagactcctaatggataaaggcgctgatgttaatgtGTGTAATAAGTCTGGTGAAAGTCCCATATTCGCTGCTGTGAGAGGAGGTAATGTTGATGTTGTGAGACACCTAAtggataaaggcgctgatgttaatgtGTGTAATAAGTCTGGTGAAAGTCCCATATTCCCTGCTGCAAGAGGAGGTAATGTTGatgttgtgagactcctaatGGATAACGGCGCTGATGTTAATGTGTGTAATAAGTCTGGTGAAAGTCCCATATTCGCTGCTGTGAGAGGAGGTTATGTTGATGTTGTGAGACTCCTAGtggataaaggcgctgatgttaatgtGTGTAATAAGTCTGGTGAAAGTCCCATATTCCCTGCTGCAAGAGGAGGTAATGTTGatgttgtgagactcctaatGGATAAAGGCGTTGATATTAATGTGTGTAATAAGTCTGGTGAAAGTCCCATATTCGCTGCTGCAGAAGCAGGTAATGTTGGTGTTGTGAGACTCCTAAtggataaaggcgctgatgtttGTGTGTGTAATAAGTCTGGTGAAAGTCCCATATTCGCTGCTGCAAGAGGAGGTAATGTTGATGTTGTGAGACTCCTGATGGATAAAGGCGCTGATATTAATGTGTGTAACGAGTCGGCTGAAAGTGCAATATCCGCTTCTGTAAAAGGACGTAATGAGACTCCTGATGGATAA
- the LOC138691910 gene encoding uncharacterized protein isoform X4 yields the protein MMTAIKTEPEDDVLAVGSLFHDSDMEEANPSIDNALACGTTAPSMDPSCDLKSEIKMEETEEPVTFPVVKCESEDYKKTGGACRIEGYNYEVKMAGLLFLSLINERKGFHIASNMDAAGKFDDLVLDIDGKAVFVQLKHKLGPQVSEKKRLYTVRKIFAMKDHYSSYCDLKNAWGQKTDLQRWGAFSDVQFVVYTNAVVAVGEAVDTDVQNVLMTGGKCLRFSENDFPELRNEPDFNQFLHQFRLYTEQASEKKLDSLIRTELHKALGTDSQFQTFLTNITSWMEGPGSYLTENVQFWKDIVKCSVDDFNKAKIDQLAKFKLQFDERELNLFRQRLLESRGLLRVQNSNALTCLKVHQSVDKKILVDANVLEDRMSEVLVLWGRWPGCDVLVIDGWVEIIENLVHNLGSEKTLVVIDDCENERILKSLSHKDEFRFGQLNEESKRRVLDCIINFQGESITLNTLVDDTVFNEVANAEIVTQLVSGIVESIGDKLTQQNEHYIPRKFFNREHVSERIFSDDRDCLVVSGVSLQALRKIVLPTKVVEIFDETTHSEDGECRCFVIGGQEDFEKAKTVFQRVHWLHKEETGFIWKQSKGSVSYVKAYLNDMTSIRSLQEVMLISDKVKLLVAHPGMGKSTEVVNLAQEFKRREPACWVVTIFLIEHTDYLSSCGDSAVEFLLRVGKFMSDFPMSLFKHELDHGGNIVILIDGFDEISPDYAGKVLHMLRQLINYKFKQLWITSRSLMKDRLEENFSCLSFELQPFTKEDQRYFLAKLWNDISDGSYNLDIFIFNLLEVTGNMLNDKLGQFTEIPLQTLILAEVFRSEASDFCKSGKMKVDRKLDLLELYNKFVNRKWNIFVCEKGLADERNPAMRDFLQSHWKKFEKDHMACALHSLLKTEDLNRLHSSKNIMKRVEGFQDRFRNGHEKSGIVVQMVNSTAVFIHRTFLEFFAAKWFTRNFEDERAYIKEILFREEFVIVRQFFDRILAEGFKLHTAILNKDKHSVEELLLSPECDMYEKDKGGRTPLHLAVISHSESDNKAVCEIMALLLQNHCDCRTEDEVFHWRPLTLADKIQAWSAVDMLLGSNAESSDMMFTMELIKGEECEEFLCRVLESVALHGYINIAKLMLKCGLCVIHPLITYVGGDFGTWRTISTMLHVAASAGQVKLVEFLLEVEETEGIIKKCALQWAVHGNLPVSEGTSAFTTTKERLEIQYFNGLTPLSSAALEGRLETVRLLVKKGAEVNTNDAFVLTPLYHAISGSHVNVVQFLIESGADVNAYDGEDLSPILLAARQNNLDIVRLLIDKGVDVNVYNTSGESPIFAAAYRGNVDVVKLLMDKGADVNVCNKSGESLIFDAARGGNVDVVRLLMDKGADVNVCNKSGESPIFAAAREGNVDVVRLLMDKGADVNVCNKSGESPIFAAARGGNVDVVRLLMDKGADVNVCNKSGESPIFAAARGGNVDVVRLLMDKGADVNVCNKSGESPIFVAAKGGNVDVVRLLVDKGAVVNVCNKSGESPIFAAAVEDNVDVVRLLMDKGADVNLCKKSGGIAIFAAARGGDVDVVRLLIDKGVDVNVCNKSGESPIFAAAGDGNVDVVRLLVDKGADVNVCKNSGESPIFAAVRGGNVDVGRLLMDEGADVNVCNMFGESPIFAAVRGGNVDVVRLLMDRGADVNVCNKSGESPIFPAARGGNVDVVRLLMDKGADVNVCNKSGESPIFAAVRGGNVDVVRHLMDKGADVNVCNKSGESPIFPAARGGNVDVVRLLMDNGADVNVCNKSGESPIFAAVRGGYVDVVRLLVDKGADVNVCNKSGESPIFPAARGGNVDVVRLLMDKGVDINVCNKSGESPIFAAAEAGNVGVVRLLMDKGADVCVCNKSGESPIFAAARGGNVDVVRLLMDKGADINVCNESAESAISASVKGRNETPDG from the coding sequence GATTACAAGAAGACAGGTGGAGCATGCAGGATTGAAGGGTATAACTATGAAGTCAAAATGGCTGGACTTCTCTTCCTTAGTCTGATCAACGAGAGAAAAGGCTTCCATATTGCTTCCAACATGGATGCAGCTGGAAAGTTCGATGATTTAGTGCTAGACATTGATGGTAAAGCAGTTTTTGTACAGTTGAAACATAAGCTAGGGCCACAAGTCTCAGAAAAAAAGAGATTATACACAGTACGCAAAATCTTCGCAATGAAGGACCACTACAGTTCTTACTGCGATCTCAAGAATGCTTGGGGACAGAAAACTGACCTACAACGGTGGGGTGCATTCAGCGATGTGCAGTTTGTTGTTTACACAAATGCTGTTGTGGCTGTAGGTGAAGCTGTTGATACTGACGTCCAGAATGTTCTCATGACAGGAGGAAAATGCTTACGATTCTCTGAAAATGACTTTCCCGAGTTAAGGAACGAGCCTGACTTCAACCAGTTCCTCCATCAGTTCAGGTTATATACAGAACAAGCAAGTGAGAAGAAACTTGATTCCTTAATCAGAACTGAACTTCATAAGGCATTGGGGACGGATTCTCAGTTCCAGACGTTTCTGACTAATATAACGAGCTGGATGGAAGGCCCTGGTTCATACCTCAcagaaaatgttcagttttggaAGGATATAGTGAAGTGCAGTGTTGATGACTTCAATAAAGCAAAAATAGATCAGCTCGCAAAATTTAAACTGCAATTTGATGAAAGAGAGTTGAACTTATTTAGACAGCGGTTACTGGAAAGCAGAGGACTTCTGAGAGTTCAGAATTCTAACGCTCTCACTTGTCTCAAAGTCCACCAAAGCGTTGACAAGAAGATTCTGGTAGATGCCAACGTGTTGGAGGATAGAATGAGTGAAGTGTTGGTCTTGTGGGGTCGCTGGCCTGGATGTGATGTGCTTGTAATTGATGGCTGGGTTGAAATAATAGAAAATTTAGTCCACAATTTAGGTTCAGAAAAGACCCTTGTTGTGATTGATGACTGTGAGAATGAGAGGATATTAAAATCTCTCAGCCACAAAGACGAGTTTCGTTTTGGGCAACTGAATGAGGAATCAAAGAGACGAGTATTAGATTGCATAATTAATTTCCAAGGTGAGTCCATCACACTTAACACATTAGTTGACGACACTGTATTCAACGAAGTAGCGAACGCTGAAATAGTAACTCAGTTGGTCTCTGGAATTGTGGAAAGCATTGGAGATAAACTCACTCAACAAAATGAACACTACATACCTCGTAAATTTTTTAATAGAGAACATGTGAGTGAGAGAATTTTTTCTGATGACCGGGACTGCTTAGTTGTAAGTGGAGTTTCACTGCAGGCTCTGAGGAAAATTGTCCTGCCTACGAAAGTAGTAGAGATATTTGATGAAACGACACATTCTGAAGATGGAGAGTGTCGCTGTTTTGTAATTGGAGGACAAGAGGATTTCGAGAAAGCCAAAACTGTATTTCAACGAGTCCATTGGCTTCATAAAGAGGAaactggattcatttggaaaCAGTCCAAAGGCAGTGTGTCCTATGTTAAGGCTTATTTAAATGATATGACGTCAATCAGAAGCTTGCAGGAAGTGATGCTGATCTCTGACAAAGTCAAGTTGCTTGTGGCTCACCCTGGAATGGGAAAATCAACAGAAGTTGTGAATTTAGCTCAGGAATTCAAGCGACGTGAACCTGCATGTTGGGTGGTCACTATATTTCTGATTGAGCACACTGATTACCTGAGTAGTTGTGGAGATTCTGCAGTTGAATTTCTGTTACGAGTAGGAAAGTTCATGAGTGACTTCCCTATGTCATTGTTCAAACACGAGTTAGATCATGGTGGCAATATTGTGATCCTGATAGATGGGTTTGATGAAATCAGCCCAGATTATGCAGGGAAGGTGTTGCACATGTTAAGGCAACTTATCAACTACAAATTTAAACAACTTTGGATCACTTCTCGTTCTTTAATGAAGGACAGGCTGGAGGAAAATTTCTCTTGTCTTTCATTTGAACTTCAGCCTTTCACAAAAGAGGATCAACGTTATTTCCTTGCTAAACTTTGGAATGATATAAGTGATGGTTCATATAACTtagacatatttattttcaatttgttggaAGTGACAGGGAATATGTTGAATGACAAACTTGGCCAATTCACAGAAATTCCTCTGCAGACTCTGATATTAGCTGAAGTATTTCGCAGTGAAGCTTCTGATTTTTGTAAGTCAGGTAAGATGAAGGTTGACCGCAAACTGGATTTGTTGGAACTGTATAACAAATTCGTGAATAGAAAGTGGaatatttttgtttgtgaaaAGGGCCTAGCAGATGAAAGAAATCCGGCGATGCGTGATTTTCTGCAGTCGCactggaaaaagtttgagaaagatCACATGGCATGTGCCTTACATTCCTTGTTAAAAACTGAAGACCTTAACCGTCTACACTCCTCcaagaatattatgaaacgagTTGAAGGTTTCCAGGACCGATTTAGAAACGGACATGAGAAGAGTGGAATAGTTGTTCAAATGGTAAATTCCACAGCAGTGTTCATTCACAGGACATTTCTGGAGTTCTTTGCCGCGAAGTGGTTCACAAGGAATTTCGAAGATGAAAGAGCATATATAAAAGAGATATTATTTAGAGAAGAGTTCGTAATCGTGAGGCAGTTTTTTGATAGGATCCTGGCAGAAGGATTTAAATTGCATACTGCCATCCTGAATAAAGACAAACATTCTGTTGAGGAATTACTTTTATCCCCCGAATGTGATATGTATGAAAAGGATAAGGGTGGGAGGACTCCCTTGCACTTGGCAGTTATCAGTCATAGTGAAAGTGATAATAAAGCTGTGTGTGAAATCATGGCGCTATTATTGCAAAATCATTGTGATTGTAGAACTGAAGATGAAGTGTTTCACTGGAGACCACTGACACTTGCTGACAAGATACAGGCGTGGTCAGCTGTTGACATGCTGCTCGGCAGTAATGCTGAAAGTAGTGACATGATGTTCACTATGGAGTTGATCAAGGGTGAAGAGTGTGAAGAGTTTTTGTGTAGAGTGTTGGAAAGTGTTGCGTTACATGGATATATTAATATTGCAAAGTTGATGTTGAAATGTGGGTTATGTGTGATTCATCCCCTTATAACGTACGTTGGTGGGGATTTCGGTACTTGGAGAACTATTTCCACAATGTTACACGTAGCTGCTTCTGCGGGACAAGTAAAGCTAGTGGAATTTTTGCTCGAGGTTGAAGAAACAGAAGGAATTATAAAGAAATGTGCTCTTCAGTGGGCTGTCCACGGCAATCTTCCTGTATCTGAGGGGACTTCAGCATTTACTACTACCAAAGAGCGGCtagaaatacaatattttaatggCCTGACACCTTTGTCAAGTGCTGCTCTAGAAGGTCGTCTAGAAACGGTGAGGTTGCTAGTTAAGAAAGGTGCAGAGGTTAATACAAACGATGCTTTCGTACTGACTCCTTTGTATCATGCAATTTCTGGTTCCCATGTGAACGTTGTGCAGTTTCTAATAGAAAGTggcgctgatgttaatgcatATGACGGGGAAGACCTAAGCCCAATATTACTAGCTGCACGACAAAACAATCTGGATATTGTGAGACTACTAATTGATAAAGGCGTTGATGTTAATGTGTATAATACGTCTGGTGAAAGTCCCATATTCGCTGCTGCATATCGAGGGAATGTTGATGTTGTGAAACTCCTAAtggataaaggcgctgatgttaatgtGTGTAACAAGTCTGGTGAAAGTCTCATATTCGATGCTGCAAGAGGAGGTAATGTTGatgttgtgagactcctaatggataaaggcgctgatgttaatgtGTGTAATAAGTCTGGTGAAAGTCCCATATTCGCTGCTGCAAGAGAAGGTAATGTTGatgttgtgagactcctaatggataaaggcgctgatgttaatgtGTGTAATAAGTCTGGTGAAAGTCCCATATTCGCTGCTGCAAGAGGAGGTAATGTTGatgttgtgagactcctaatggataaaggcgctgatgttaatgtGTGTAATAAGTCTGGTGAAAGTCCCATATTCGCTGCTGCAAGAGGAGGTAATGTTGatgttgtgagactcctaatggataaaggcgctgatgttaatgtGTGTAATAAGTCTGGTGAAAGTCCCATATTCGTTGCTGCAAAAGGAGGTAATGTTGATGTTGTGAGACTCCTAGTGGATAAAGGCGCTGTTGTTAATGTGTGTAATAAGTCTGGTGAAAGTCCCATATTCGCTGCTGCAGTAGAAGACAATGTTGatgttgtgagactcctaatggataaaggcgctgatgttaatcTGTGTAAGAAGTCTGGTGGAATTGCCATATTCGCGGCTGCAAGAGGAGGTGATGTTGatgttgtgagactcctaatAGATAAAGGCGTTGATGTTAATGTGTGTAATAAGTCTGGTGAAAGTCCCATATTCGCTGCTGCAGGAGATGGTAATGTTGATGTTGTGAGACTCCTAGtggataaaggcgctgatgttaatgtGTGTAAGAACTCTGGTGAAAGTCCCATATTCGCTGCTGTGAGAGGAGGTAATGTTGATGTTGGGAGACTCCTAATGGATgaaggcgctgatgttaatgtGTGTAACATGTTTGGTGAAAGTCCCATATTCGCTGCTGTGAGAGGAGGTAATGTAGatgttgtgagactcctaatGGATAGAGGCGCTGATGTTAATGTGTGTAATAAGTCTGGTGAAAGTCCCATATTCCCTGCTGCAAGAGGAGGTAATGTTGatgttgtgagactcctaatggataaaggcgctgatgttaatgtGTGTAATAAGTCTGGTGAAAGTCCCATATTCGCTGCTGTGAGAGGAGGTAATGTTGATGTTGTGAGACACCTAAtggataaaggcgctgatgttaatgtGTGTAATAAGTCTGGTGAAAGTCCCATATTCCCTGCTGCAAGAGGAGGTAATGTTGatgttgtgagactcctaatGGATAACGGCGCTGATGTTAATGTGTGTAATAAGTCTGGTGAAAGTCCCATATTCGCTGCTGTGAGAGGAGGTTATGTTGATGTTGTGAGACTCCTAGtggataaaggcgctgatgttaatgtGTGTAATAAGTCTGGTGAAAGTCCCATATTCCCTGCTGCAAGAGGAGGTAATGTTGatgttgtgagactcctaatGGATAAAGGCGTTGATATTAATGTGTGTAATAAGTCTGGTGAAAGTCCCATATTCGCTGCTGCAGAAGCAGGTAATGTTGGTGTTGTGAGACTCCTAAtggataaaggcgctgatgtttGTGTGTGTAATAAGTCTGGTGAAAGTCCCATATTCGCTGCTGCAAGAGGAGGTAATGTTGATGTTGTGAGACTCCTGATGGATAAAGGCGCTGATATTAATGTGTGTAACGAGTCGGCTGAAAGTGCAATATCCGCTTCTGTAAAAGGACGTAATGAGACTCCTGATGGATAA